The DNA sequence aaccggtaacactctaaactaaaccacattacccgccaaccgttccccagtagaaacacgcagaaagattgactttcatcaaaaagattcagctagcaaaattccaaaaaaaaacatttcggggggtgtttctagatcttagtctcatgacgatagcagctttttttaatggaactgctatcaaaatccctctgaaattccatgtgcgagtctaaaatcaccaaaaaaatcatatatttgggtcgggtgaagtatagacaacatatttatgtaggtttccttgagcaagcggttcttttaaatttcaatgtaaatttgtattgggtcagtccatatcaaatcaaccaggggtccccaggtgaccctctcagattttgatgaaattccatcagagtaatcttttgtggccacaatgaacccatacaaaaatttggccTCATACTATGAGgctcataggccatgtcgtttttgagaaatggccgTTTGAAGTTTGGCCcagaccccccttttttggcactcgcgagtgtcattggtgatttttaccaactttggtagctcataacttcttgttctgaacagatataaagctgcaaaGTTGCATTCTAGCTAAtcttatgtcatattttcagaatctggctctaaatttcagatatttcctaaaactacagcacctagagtcttgatttttgcagggtatattggttaaaataaagtacaatataattatactcctcagcaaatgttataatatggctttgacAAACGCGATGTgttgcagggtcagaattttgtttcacagtgcgagaatcaatcttgattcttgcagaataaatttgcgggaatcatttgattcttacaattcaacttctgtgtaaactaaggtttgcaagaatcaactttgatttgtGCTGAAGTTGGAATAGTTAAAATAGTTGTTGCAGGCTTTCAAATGTGCTAATATGTGCCTTAAGAAAGGTGTCTGTGAGCCAGTcatttttatatcactcatacataaattctagacagttcattggttgattaccatttgccatttttaccaccACCcacgtgtgatagtctttaccatcatgtgctttgtcagagtgcgcctgcgccaagtcCGTaggcgctgactcttggactcgccgatttagttatggggtggaccccaaaatgtgaagtatatgcaccgtaaaacatggtgttatgttgatgtatttcctaccttaatcagtattttagtaatagaatttatgtatgagtgatataaaacaaatattaactgtcttaaatttgtgtaatggtcgaaagatgtattgttccattccactcaccgttccggcttgtggaatggaacaatccatctttcacctcgtgattatattttcgaccatcacactcatagacagttaatatttgtataatagccAACAATGGGCTATTAATCTGGGCAGCAGTATACATGTATGACCAAGGAGATTTTGAATAACAACAGTGTACGTACTCTTCTCTTCCAAACAGGggaaaaatgtacatttcaaatgttcTTTAATAGATTCATGCAGTAAACACAAATTATATTTGGATACTAAattgtaatatacatgtattgtggctatttttccaaaaaattttaaaaatcaaccacTTAATGATCGTAGCAATAGCTCAATGTCCAGACACTCTTGAAATccgcaaaatgtaatttttttattaatatcacATCGGATAGGATATTGACTGTTATTTAACTTTTAAATTATCCGGATCAGATCTGTGGAAAAAAGGTAATTTCTGTTCAGCTCAATTGTTATTGGCTTGTTCATAAAATTGCACAATATGGGCTTCAAATACAAGTGTATTGTAAATATTTAGTTTACTATAGGtttaaatgcgtatcacttgttgggggtgaaattgtacaaaataatgcacacacatactgagatgttgatgcgtctaatgcatgagccccgaaGAGGGGAGTCAATTGGACCagagattctcatcttctctgattggaCGTATCAACATAGTACAACTTGGGcagtattttgtacaatttgtcgAGTAACAGGTGATACGTATTTattttaatctatttcatacacgactaaaAAAATCCAGAGATTTTTgcagtttttataacaaaattgtcactaaaaatgttgaaaaatgcaaacaaatttaTATAAATGCCTCCatccgcaagaaaaatgaacgcgtccaaaAGCACTGCACATACTATGCGGTGTGCATGCCTTTGCAATTATATACAATATTACTAATTTACTAACACTTGCTCTGATTgattctcactatctaggagtgtattcatcagaataaaaaaataaatatcctATAGGAGGTACCTCATTGCTTAAAAAGTAGATTGAACAATTTGGtggtgttcaacgatgttttttgacataaaaatatatatactgaCGTtattcgtacaaaagtactttatcaaagtactCTGATAAAGTACTTTTATCAAAGTAcatttgtacgaaacgtcagtaatcgtatatatttttatgtgaatAAACATTGTTGAACACCACCAAATAATTGTTCAATCTACTTTTTACTTATACCATGTGATGTCACGTAGGAATCCAAACTTTTATCTACCCCATTGCTTACATTGTTGCTCTTTTTCTTTAATCCAGATTCATGAGGTAGCAAAATGCCACCGACAGCAGCCATGTCAAGAATATTACTGAACGCCATCCGTCAAGGGATACGTCCCCCGTCCTGTGTGGTGCGTTGTGCAGCTGTTACACCATCCCAGCAACACAGGTTCAGGAGTGCTGCAGCTGCAGAGCTAGATGTCCAAATGAGCAGAGGACCAAAGTTTGCCAAGCTCCGTGACAGGAGTATACTCCGTGTGGCAGGGAGTGATGCAGCCGATTTGATCCAGGGTCTGGTCCCTAATGATGTCAACATTCTCAACAACCAAAAAGTCATGTACACAATGTTTTTAAGTTCAGCTGTAAGTACAGTGTATATGTTATGTACCGGTACCTGTTACGGTACAGAAACATAGTTTTGGTGTGTTAATGTTTTATTGTCCAGTTAAGGAAGACAGCCAAATTGGTTCCCTGAGCTCAGCCAAGCTTCGCTACCTTTGGTATGGTAATGCATTATTATTCTACCTTAGGGGTACCCAGCTTTTAGCAAAGACCAAAGTCATTTAAAAGCCTGTAGAAAACTGCAGGCTTCGCTGAATTTACATGTAAACACACCACTCTGGTTTCACCGTTTACCAAAATCTATtgtatctattttcattttgtaatAACGTTATATGTTACATGTGAGATAAAATGTAATGTCCATAACACTAAATCAACAGCGTAGcacgatacaggagtattaatttcagacttgcttttcatgtttacatagaatggagtcagggcttgctcaatataacagaaaaaataaaacacagggCTAACTGAACAGAGATTTAAGGATACAATGTATGTCATTTGAAAAGGCAGGCACTTTCACGTAGGCCTACCGTAACGTCCGTAATGGCAAATGCTCATTTCATGAAtattagagtgtgtactagtagcatGCTAGgtaagaaataaagtgttatcctaacaggTGTGCTAatcacttaaaagttgcaagttgcatgtatctgtaacatCCGTTACAGCGGAATTGGCCTCGGGGACTCTATTCTCTGCAAACTGGTGATTGGTTGTGTTTTATTTGCAGGGTCGTGTTCTGTATGATGTGATGGTATATCATTGTGATGAAGCAGGTACAGGTAAACCAGGAGAACAGTGCTTCTTGATTGAATGTGATAAGTCAGTAACAACAGATCTACAGAGGCATATGGTGGTCTACAGAGTCAGAAAGAAGGTACGTATGGGGAATATGATATCTGAGTTTATCAAATACCGTGCTGACACGAGTAtagcagggatgcaaattgtgcgggagcggggagcaccgctcctaggaaatgaggaaataatgcctttagaagaaaaaaagaaagagaggaaaaagaggaaggagaaaaaaaaagaggagaggaagaggaaAGAAGAAGAGGTGGAGGAGGTTGAAGAGGAAAACAATCTCAGCAAATAGATAATAAGTAATAGGTGaagcagtgaagctactgaatggaagagaggaagacacttgtgcaaaatattgaggaattcaaatgattgttcaagaaataagagccttAAGTATTagaagaggaaggtgttggtgtcaGAATATGGATATGAGTAACAATGCATATTTGAGGAAATCTGTGGCAGGTGGTAATAAGGCACATACCggtatctgaggaaatttataaagTGAGGCAATGAGGATTGTATGGAAAAAAGTCATAAAGGAATTCAATGtatcaaaaatgaaagagaaaagtgcttcctccgaatgaaaaaaaaatgaaggggggggggcaacaggaaAGGAGCCCATATGTCCCAGTGAATTCACACCAATCATTGGCCAAACTAgtataaaataccaaatttttgcgcgcgcgCGCACACTTTCCCAAATAAAgccatttttgaaatttcaaagaTTTTACTTGTTAGTCTCTTCAAAAACATCCTATGTAAAGTTACAATATTATTCTCATCTTTCGAAGTGCAGAACAAACAtattttatgtctggtatgattgaggaaatcttgagcctaaaaaccttgctcctgaggaagaaatcacaatttgcacctctggcagtatagtcccacctgtgagtaaagtcccacccccaaattttcgaaaaatttcagaaattaaaaaattcattttttcggcttgggagtgtccctggacctatagctaaatgctaggatcattcatggttgattaaaaaaaaaattgtaggcctatgtgttttgaataaatttgtactcatgtcatactctatgaaggatttcaaaatgcattgaatttgtatgcatttttttttaaatcgagtatagtcccaccacccaattttgaaaaatgttcacccaaaaacggggtgggactatactcgagtcagtacggtacTACAGAAGgggtcaggcccgtacgcagggggggtgcggggggtgcgaccgcacctccccaaatttccaaaagtatacaaaagtcccaaaatttaagaatttatgAAGCGTGAATgcagcaaaaaaatcaggtttttatgttttttggtcaaaaaggtccaaattttgggggaaagtccacttttacaaaatcgcccctttggaaaaagtccactttttcaaaatcagcacccccccaaaaaaaatcctgcgtacgggcctggaagGGGTCTTACCTAGCCTTTGTACACAACTAGCAACTCTTCATCATCATTACTGGCAATTGTGAAAATGCTACCAGTGTTTAAATCACCAGTGATTTTTAAATCTCATGCTGTTAATGATATGCCTGTAAGGCaaggaaaaaaaaccctgttctatgggcagaCAGATTTGCCAGGAGGGGTGGGTCaggatttttttctctctcaaatagcaccaaaagctttaaaaaatattacatttggAAAATGTCCAGATTTTTTTTCCGAACAATCCACTTTTTATTTAATACAGCTAAAAAACATGGACGTGTGGGTGCATTGTTGTTAATTGCTAATGAACCACTGACTGtgcaacatgattgaatccctctAATCATTTAGTCTGAAGGCATTTCAAAAGCTACCACAAATTGGTGTTTAGCAAAAAATATCACGAAATTTGTATTACGTTCTAGCATTGTCTTAGTGTAAATGACACCTAATCATGCGTAACTAGCAAACGCAAAATTGAAATCAACTGAAACtttgggaatgagcttttttTGTGGGTATCTATtcattgtcataaaaagaggatgctaggatcacgaaataataAAATCAAACGCTAATCCTCTGTTATAGGTATAAAGCaacatacattgtacaatgtagaACAAATTAACCTGTAGTCATGTTTTGATGTGTAACAGGCTGATGTGAGCTACTTTGGTGACAAATACCAGGTATGGGTAGTCTTTGACCCAGACAGTAATGAAGACACCCCCCTCACATTTGGTACAGAAACAAACGGTTCAAACATCTTGATGAGAGTCAATGATCCGAGGATAGGAGGTTTTGCACAACGTGTTGTTACGCAGACAGATGTGGAATCAGCTACATGTAAGTATTTCCCACTGTTCGTCAGCTGTTAGGtgttatcattttctttggaagggggtccctAATATacaagggggtcataaattttggaaagaaaatagggggttataaaatttttgatgaccaaaatgtagggagtcacaagatgaccacagatagtgtgcttatattattcaaaaagactgatttcaatacaatttagcCTCTTTAGGGAGTAAGGTATCGGTGgtggggtcatacaatttttgttacaaaaattggggtgggttgcaattttattggcattgactttttgtaaatttgggaccccaccTTCCGAAgtaaatgatagcccccttatgtCCTGTCTGTCATTTCTGTCCTCGTTATGATAGTCATCATAGTCGTCaacaaatcatcatcatctagatcCTTTTTCATTTTAAGTTTTTCATGTCATTTATCCATATATTCTTCCTTCATCCTTTCTGCCATCTTTTTATTCTCTCTTCCTTCCATTTACTTGTTTCTCTAGTATATGTTTTGTTTCTTTCTACTTATTTCTTTAATGGGAATGGGTTGCAAGTTTGCAACAGCCTGTAGTTCACATGAAGGGGTCCTCATCAAGCATCATTTATAAGGTGACTTTCAATGGCAAAAGTGGGTCAAATTATGATAGGATTCATGCATCAgcattaaggctggcattttcggtcgggtaaacgggtaccgccgagattacattacccggtaggaaataccctcccggtaccgaaattcaaaaaaaaaaaaaaaaaaaaaaaaattcaagatattttgttatttttaatatgaaaattgataatttgtattcatgtcatagtctattaatgatttcaaaatgcattcaaattcaatacgctttttttttgtttttgcaatttggtacccgTTACCCGCTCGAAAATTGcagcgggtacccgggtacaaaattacccgaaaatgccaggcctaatcagcattaatataatatttttctGAGATTCCAGTTTCTTTGGCCGTGAGGCTCTGCGCTCCTGTCGCTACAGTCCCTATGGCTCGCAATTgtctgtattaatattattttcaaaatggtTTTGGTCAAATCACTATCATCGCTGATTTATATATAACAATATCTTTGAACATTCTTGCTTttcaaacaatataaaacaatatcaGATGATTTTAAAAAGTGTGTTGTGTTCACTgtattagggactgttcacaaacacttgtaagggggggcctgatgcaaaaagggggccctgaaaatttttgaccctcctaagggggggggaaATTTTtcagggaaaattgagtttatatgcttttctatggggttgaccgataattttcatgtaaaaagggggggccctgaaatttttgcgATAAATTTTtttggcatcaggcccccccttacaagtgtttgtgaacggtcccttattatgccatttttaaaacatacaaatcatttttttttgtgaGCAGcataaaagttgttcaatttattttcaatgaggtaaATTACTAGGTGCCTGTTTTCACTACAGTACAATGCAAACTGTCCTAGTCTTTTTACCCTCTCTGTGACCTCTAATATGCACTATTTGTTTAACCTTGTAGTTACACACTGGACTTCCCATGGGTATTACCTGAAAGGTCCAGACAAAAATCACTGTACTACTTTGGCAGTACATCACTATATAATACTTTGGTAGTACAACTTTAGAAACCCAACATATCTCTTTTCCCTGCTATGTCAACAACATCAACAAGACATGAAattattaggggtggtgcaataattatgggtacccccaggggtgaattataggggggccaaagatttttggcaggccagaaggggggacaaagatttttggcatggccaaaggggggggcaagcgtttttggcagaccattttgagaattcacccccaggggtacacataattatataattattgcacacacCCCTTAGAAGCTGTCAGTTTGAGGGCCTTGTGATTCTTGTATTGATTCTCAAAAATTACAAACTATCAGTTCCTTATCCCTAGCCCTAATATGATTTGGCACTTGTATATGCCCTTTAAATTTAATgtatacaaaataaatcaaatgccACAACATGAGGTCAACTTTGAGCGAcacttgttgaatggaggtcagTGAACTGTGCAGATGGGGTTGAATTTATTTTGACTCATAGTTTGTTTAATTGTTTTAAAACGGTTGCTCTgtgagacacgcttgggtcctaatgggaccaggctcaaacagaatgctcaagccaggctaaaaagcctataaagtaggcctgctaagaatacgcgattttggaggccaaaaaacgcaccccgattttccaaaaaacgcAATAATccgccaaaaacgcaaaatcaattttgcgatttttaatttttttttccgcggatttggagagtccctgggcctaacatcaagtgctaccatcattaaaaaaatttgaaaaaaaaaaaaaaaaataaaaaataaataaagaaaaaataaaaattgcattttttaaaaaatattttgcggatttagagagtcccttgacctagagtgaggttctgcaatcatttgtggttgatttttaaaaaattggaaaaagatacaaaaaaaaaaattacaagtttgtatccaaatgggaccgatttgtaacttgtgttcactgcataatctattgaagatataaaaatgtattggttttgtacacaagtctatatcttagatagattttgaagttaacacaagttacaaattggtcccatttggatacaaacttgtaatttttttgtatcttttttccaattatttttttaaatttttttaatgatggtagcacttgatgttaggtccagggactctccaaatccatggaaaaaaaattaaaatcgcaaaaaaaaaaaaaaataattttttttttttttttagattttttcaaaaatgtcaaaaacgcaattggagccaaaatacgcaaattgcggcgcaaataacgcaattgcgtattcttagcagccctactaTAAAGCTCTATAAGAATGCTGTGGCAGGCTATAAGTTATCCTGTGTTTCTCCTATGTCCTGAATAGGAACAATTTCTGGGGaagaaaaagttatattttgagtGGGACTTGCATTGTCAGCTGCTGCCAGTGGCAAAATAAGGCCACTGTGTTGGTACTATTGGGTCATTGCTATCCAGGTCAGCATTTTCTGGCAGCTAGACAATACTGTAAAGCAgtatattttgtggcatttaaatTTTGCATCGTAGAGAGAACCTATGTTTCTGTGACATATAATTTTCACTAGTTTGTATGTTTCCTAATAATGAAGAATAAATATTTGTGAGCATGAAAAtgtcacagattaattgcattcCAGAAATTAGCGAAATTTTCCTGCATGTGAACATTTCATGCTTGTCAATATTTTGCAGGGTTATGTTACCGCAGAGATCCCTACTGTTATACTGAAGAGATTTTAAAGCTATGTTGAATAAATGCAtcttatttgttttatttcttttgtcATTCTGTATGTAATAAACTTTATTTGCTttataaatacattttttatgttttaagAGATTGTGAGGTATAATTGTTTCCATCACTAAGTCACTGTGAACCAGATATATAGGGCCTAGAGGTCTGTAAGCTCAGGTAGTTGTGTAACCCCTTGATATAGGTATACCTGACATGTCAGCAGGTTGGTACTTGGAGGCCTTGGGCCTTTAggcatatacatgtagtacactGTATATCATTGCTGGGCAGGAAAGACCGATGTAAATTTTCACTGTAACTCATTTGGCAAACCAGGGAacagtacaaaatgtcaattttgcaaGGGACACAAAAACTGCAGAACTGTTCAAAGATGTtgtttagggctgtgcaataattatgagctccccggagggtaaaatttcaaacggctcgccaaaatcgcttgccccccccctctcggcctgccaaaatcacttgccccccccctcggcctgccaaaaattctttgccccccccttgcatgccaaattttgggatcccaatttacaaaccttaaatggtctatatacctgttgcgGCGCAgatagcaggaaaatttgcatatttaagcgtttccgtactgttttcctaagccttttagagcgttttattaaaaaggcgccccatgaatgtatgcaaaaatcgcttgccccccctctcagcttgccaaaaattgcttgccccccccctttggctcgccaaaatttcttgcccccccaattttaccctccccagggctcataattattgcacagcccttagtgATTTAAACCTTtcatcacaacacaaaaatttgtGTACCTGGAGTTTTCAGTTGATACTttgactttcatcagcagactggcaacccaaattAGGGGTCAGCGACCTTCctgacacttgaccccaaaataggGTCGTAGACTCTAGGTACATTGTAGCTTGTATGGCCCTCTCTGTTCAGCAATGGCTGGTTCACTCTGATATTTTGGGGCCAAGTGTCCGAAAGGTCACTGACCCCTAATTTGgatttgggttgccagtctgctgatcctcgactgaaaattccaggtacgcaaatttttgttttgtgatCAAAGGTTTGAACCACTATAAACTATGTTTactaccaatacagatgaactttcattctaatgTTCAAAGATGTTGTTTA is a window from the Amphiura filiformis chromosome 12, Afil_fr2py, whole genome shotgun sequence genome containing:
- the LOC140166592 gene encoding putative transferase CAF17 homolog, mitochondrial isoform X2; the encoded protein is MPPTAAMSRILLNAIRQGIRPPSCVVRCAAVTPSQQHRFRSAAAAELDVQMSRGPKFAKLRDRSILRVAGSDAADLIQGLVPNDVNILNNQKVMYTMFLSSAGRVLYDVMVYHCDEAGTGKPGEQCFLIECDKSVTTDLQRHMVVYRVRKKADVSYFGDKYQVWVVFDPDSNEDTPLTFGTETNGSNILMRVNDPRIGGFAQRVVTQTDVESATLSEALPECKECPTDWYTVHRFRWGVPEGVIDLPPAEALPLESNLAFMNGVSFEKGCYLGQELTARTHHTGVIRKRIMPLEITGTHKENTGTDESGSKCGDGLLTPGSVITTPDGKDAGRARGHLGQYGLGLMRVNVCNHHGHFWCADVRRGSSLKLECHAPEWFGPENVNRKRVVKVVKKKLQMKMTS
- the LOC140166592 gene encoding putative transferase CAF17 homolog, mitochondrial isoform X3; this translates as MPPTAAMSRILLNAIRQGIRPPSCVVRCAAVTPSQQHRFRSAAAAELDVQMSRGPKFAKLRDRSILRVAGSDAADLIQGLVPNDVNILNNQKVMYTMFLSSAGRVLYDVMVYHCDEAGTGKPGEQCFLIECDKSVTTDLQRHMVVYRVRKKADVSYFGDKYQVWVVFDPDSNEDTPLTFGTETNGSNILMRVNDPRIGGFAQRVVTQTDVESATLSEALPECKECPTDWYTVHRFRWGVPEGVIDLPPAEALPLESNLAFMNGVSFEKGCYLGQELTARTHHTGVIRKRIMPLEITGGDGLLTPGSVITTPDGKDAGRARGHLGQYGLGLMRVNVCNHHGHFWCADVRRGSSLKLECHAPEWFGPENVNRKRVVKVVKKKLQMKMTS
- the LOC140166592 gene encoding putative transferase CAF17 homolog, mitochondrial isoform X1; this encodes MPPTAAMSRILLNAIRQGIRPPSCVVRCAAVTPSQQHRFRSAAAAELDVQMSRGPKFAKLRDRSILRVAGSDAADLIQGLVPNDVNILNNQKVMYTMFLSSAGRVLYDVMVYHCDEAGTGKPGEQCFLIECDKSVTTDLQRHMVVYRVRKKADVSYFGDKYQVWVVFDPDSNEDTPLTFGTETNGSNILMRVNDPRIGGFAQRVVTQTDVESATLSEALPECKECPTDWYTVHRFRWGVPEGVIDLPPAEALPLESNLAFMNGVSFEKGCYLGQELTARTHHTGVIRKRIMPLEITGSTHKENTGTDESGSKCGDGLLTPGSVITTPDGKDAGRARGHLGQYGLGLMRVNVCNHHGHFWCADVRRGSSLKLECHAPEWFGPENVNRKRVVKVVKKKLQMKMTS
- the LOC140166592 gene encoding putative transferase CAF17 homolog, mitochondrial isoform X4, producing the protein MPPTAAMSRILLNAIRQGIRPPSCVVRCAAVTPSQQHRFRSAAAAELDVQMSRGPKFAKLRDRSILRVAGSDAADLIQGLVPNDVNILNNQKVMYTMFLSSAGRVLYDVMVYHCDEAGTGKPGEQCFLIECDKSVTTDLQRHMVVYRVRKKADVSYFGDKYQVWVVFDPDSNEDTPLTFGTETNGSNILMRVNDPRIGGFAQRVVTQTDVESATLSEALPECKECPTDWYTVHRFRWGVPEGVIDLPPAEALPLESNLAFMNGVSFEKGCYLGQELTARTHHTGVIRKRIMPLEITGSTHKENTGTDESGSKCGDGLLTPGSVITTPDGKDAGRARGHLGQYGLGLMRVNVCRNNDQLQVGLRDGNRLYLRSYAPDWWVGKHD